In Acropora muricata isolate sample 2 chromosome 11, ASM3666990v1, whole genome shotgun sequence, one DNA window encodes the following:
- the LOC136890432 gene encoding uncharacterized protein, translated as MVLNYVEVAWYIFNHLSRGPDRGSYITGPSVHNARIERLWRDVFVSCLYIYYSVFQLLEVSSYLDLSDNIHMFCLHYIYKPRINTHLKNFTGSWNNHPIRTTGNRTPSQLWTSGLLQAARSSDYAARELQDQLSQDWSQYGIDWEGPLAQGDSNEELVVPDIANPLSNWDFDDLLEHVNPLAHDEGYGIDLYICACTFVSARVQS; from the exons ATGGTGTTAAATTATGTGGAAGTTGCCTGGTATATCTTCAATCACCTATCCAGAGGACCAGATCGAGGCAGCTACATAACTGGGCCTAGTGTGCACAATGCAAGGATTGAACGCTTATGGAGAGATGTATTTGTGTCCTGTCTTTACATCTATTACTCTGTTTTCCAGCTCCTAGAGGTATCCAGCTATTTGGACTTGTCCGATAACATCCACATGTTCTGTTTGCATTACATTTACAAACCACGAATAAATACACATCTTAAGAATTTTACAGGATCGTGGAACAATCATCCAATAAGGACAACAGGAAATAGGACACCGAGCCAGCTTTGGACCAGTGGACTCTTACAAGCAGCAAGAAGCTCTGATTATGCTGCAAGAGAGTTGCAAGATCAATTGTCTCAg GACTGGAGTCAATATGGAATTGACTGGGAAGGACCACTGGCACAAGGAGATTCAAATGAAGAACTTGTTGTGCCAGACATTGCAAATCCATTATCAAACTGGGATTTTGATGACTTGCTGGAGCATGTTAATCCACTTGCCCATGATGAAGGGTATGGGATAGACCTTTACATATGTGCCTGTACATTTGTGTCTGCAAGGGTCCAGTCATAA